The following coding sequences lie in one Cryptococcus neoformans var. neoformans B-3501A chromosome 2, whole genome shotgun sequence genomic window:
- a CDS encoding hypothetical protein (HMMPfam hit to Utp14, Utp14 protein, score: 256.4, E(): 4.9e-74) encodes MARQSKPFTASTVSQEKPKKQVIKKKRLDPANAYTYLPSLPKRHRTSAFQNSLSYEELQQAKESSKGRHYDGEDDEESMQARVRKVAMMIASEGPQEVDSEESEVDSDEAWESDGSDEERWGDVFKELEKGKGKKKAKDVVRKPAKPLTVNLDESDGEAPKEIANNSTVPISPESAEEDEDNDDDEDEDEDDDEDEDEDEDEDEDEDEDGLSELSAEEEDPDTLADLDAFVDQLAASDKKRKATETDADSSAEQKKRRVLPVKFRQEIKDDAALKSNQKLDISALISSHPSLASASALIKPSKPSTTKSVLKGGVLAAPLPTVQQERLDREAAYAQTKTEGQKWSTLMKRVKEAEHLSFPLQAKDRGGVKSSSEILAGFKPQNEMESAVEALLKKANLTEDELTKHEDLQMEAREMTEEEIKARRAELRYQRELLFRAEAKAKRVAKIKSKTFRKLARKRAAKENPGMALEDLERLDPEAAQIEREKIERERAKERATLRHGAKSRWARGVGGEADDDERMAKEAMLDMKEKLLRKIQGKDEGSSSEEESEDEEEDEETVKAKAFDQLAQLNSDSGAASQAQGKKGLMQMKFMQKAQERRMKEVAEQEKDARMQIELFGEDGEREEESSNESDEEPAVVNVGGNEGRLKFSGPTPGTGASESPALPAPSVQDPVPASKSKSIFTRAPSPPPVDSNPWLTATNSSGPSRKRHAQLGSQLNDETKAVKAIKKASKRREDEEEDERVDIDVEAPIATKSVDISNNKGKTKGKTSIAAIAAVQADEQEEDEEIADLLPASGVKAFKQRDLVAEAFAGDNVVEDFATEKARQIEADAPKVEDTSLPGWGSWGGKGAKKRKANPKFLVKTAGIEPIARKDFAHSNVIITEKKDRKASQFQLKDLPYPYTSKEQYEKSFEVPVGSEWNSRSGFQRGTLPRVVKKASSAHDIGFTRKADNSYSLEPLSNLSGDCSRLRILCNVLCALLMFSMHSSSLLCQVFAVCFLYTLSRQPFFGLDNFTPLAPCSFITDTINLI; translated from the exons ATGGCGAGACAATCAAAGCCATTCACGGCATCTACTGTTTCACAAGAAAAGCCCAAGAAGCAGgtgatcaagaagaaaaggcttGACCCCGCCAACGCATACACCTACCTCCCGTCTCTCCCCAAACGCCACCGTACATCCGCCTTCCAGAACTCGCTCAGTTACGAAGAACTCCAACAGGCCAAGGAGTCGTCCAAGGGACGCCATTATGATggtgaagacgatgaagaatcTATGCAGGCGAGGGTGCGAAAAGTTGCGATGATGATTGCTTCTGAAGGGCCTCAAGAAGTGGATAGCGAAGAAAGTGAAGTGGACTCTGACGAAGCATGGGAGAGTGATGGAAGTGAcgaagagagatggggaGATGTATTTAAAGAGCtagaaaagggaaaagggaagaagaaggcaaaagaCGTAGTCAGAAAA CCTGCGAAACCATTGACTGTCAATCTTGATGAAAGCGACGGTGAAGCCCCCAAAGAAATTGCCAATAATTCAACCGTTCCTATCTCTCCTGAGTctgcagaagaagacgaggataatgatgatgacgaggatgaggatgaggatgatgacgaggatgaggatgaggatgaggatgaggatgaagacgaagacgaagacggATTGTCGGAACTTTcagcggaagaggaagacccCGACACGCTTGCCGACCTTGACGCTTTTGTCGACCAACTCGCCGCGTCCGACAAGAAACGCAAAGCTACAGAGACCGACGCCGATTCTTCAGCtgagcagaagaagagacgggTCTTGCCTGTCAAGTTTAGGCAAGAGATCAAGGATGACGCAGCTTTGAAGAGCA ACCAAAAATTGGATATCTCCGCTCTCATTTCATCCCACCCCTCTCTCGCTTCCGCCTCTGCTCTTATCAAACCCTCCAAACCATCCACTACCAAGTCAGTCCTCAAGGGCGGTGTTCTtgctgctcctcttcctacCGTCCAACAAGAACGACTTGACCGCGAGGCCGCTTACGCCCAAACCAAAACTGAAGGCCAAAAATGGTCTACCTTGATGAAACGAGTCAAAGAGGCCGAACACTTgtccttccctctccaaGCAAAGGACCGCGGTGGCGTCAAATCTTCCAGCGAGATTCTTGCCGGTTTCAAGCCTCAAAATGAAATGGAATCTGCCGTCGAAGCACTCTTAAAAAAGGCCAACCTGACAGAGGACGAGCTCACGAAGCATGAAGATCTCCAGATGGAAGCTCGTGAAatgacggaagaagaaattaAAGCTCGTCGAGCTGAACTTCGATACCAGCGTGAACTTCTTTTCCGCGCTGAAGCCAAAGCTAAGCGCGTGGCCAAGATCAAGTCCAAGACATTTAGGAAACTTGCGAGGAAACGAGCAGCAAAGGAGAACCCCGGGATGGCGTTGGAGGACCTCGAGAGGCTTGATCCCGAGGCGGCGCAGAttgagagagagaagattgagcGTGAGCGAGCAAAGGAGCGAGCAACCTTGAGACATGGCGCGAAGAGCAGGTGGGCAAGGGGGGTCGGTGGtgaagctgatgatgacgagagGATGGCAAAGGAAGCAATGTTGGAtatgaaggagaagctgTTGAGGAAGATTCAGGGTAAGGATGAGGGTTCATCctccgaagaagagagcgaagacgaggaagaagatgaagaaaccGTCAAGGCCAAGGCGTTTGACCAGCTCGCTCAGCTCAACTCTGATTCCGGTGCGGCCTCACAAGCTCAAGGCAAAAAGGGTCTCATGCAAATGAAGTTTATGCAAAAGGCGCaagaaaggaggatgaaagaagtcgcagagcaagagaaggatgctCGTATGCAAATCGAGCTCTTtggtgaggatggcgaaagagaggaagagagtaGTAACGAGAGTGATGAGGAGCCAGCCGTTGTTAATGTTGGTGGGAATGAAGGAAGACTCAAGTTTAGCGGTCCTACTCCTGGC ACCGGCGCTTCCGAATCACCAGctcttcctgctccttcagtCCAAGACCCCGTCCCCGCATCCAAATCCAAATCCATCTTTACCCGtgccccttctccccctcctgTAGACTCCAATCCGTGGCTCACCGCTACCAACTCCTCCGGCCCCTCTCGAAAACGTCACGCCCAACTTGGATCCCAGCTTAACGACGAGACCAAGGCTGTTAAAGCTATCAAGAAGGCaagcaagagaagagaggatgaagaggaggatgagagggtTGATATTGATGTGGAGGCACCCATCGCCACCAAATCAGTGGATATCTCAAATAATAAGGGTAAGACTAAGGGTAAGACCTCTATTGCTGCGATTGCGGCGGTCCAAGCGGACgaacaggaagaagatgaggaaattGCAGACTTGCTTCCTGCCAGCGGCGTTAAAGCATTCAAACAACGTGATCTTGTTGCTGAAGCGTTTGCGGGTGATAATGTCGTGGAGGACTTTGCGACTGAAAAGGCCAGACAGATTGAGGCGGATGCTCCAAAGGTTGAAGATACCTCACTCCCTGGATGG GGATCATGGGGCGGTAAGGGTGCAAAGAAGCGCAAAGCCAATCCGAAATTCCTCGTCAAGACGGCCGGTATCGAGCCTATTGCCCGAAAGGACTTTGCCCATTCCAATGTTATCATCaccgagaagaaggacaggaAGGCGTCCCAATTCCAGCTCAAGGACTTGCCTTATCCTTACACGAGCAAGGAGCAGTATGAGAAGAGCTTTGAAGTGCCAGTGGGTAGTGAATGGAATAGTAGGAGCGGGTTCCAGAGAGGCACTCTGCCCAGGGTTGTCAAAAAGGCAAGTTCGGCTCATGACATTGGATTCACTCGAAAAGCTGACAATTCTTATAGCCTGGAGCCATTATCGAACCTGTCAGGAGACTGTTCTAGGCTTCGTATATTATGTAATGTATTGTGCGCACTTTTGATGTTTAGTATGCATTCGTCGAGCTTGTTATGCCAGGTGTTCGCAGTCTGTTTCTTATACACCCTTTCCCGTCAGCCTTTTTTCGGCCTGGACAACTTTACACCTCTCGCCCCTTGTAGTTTTATTACCGACACCATTAATCTAATCTAA
- a CDS encoding hypothetical protein (Match to ESTs gb|CF194913.1|CF194913, gb|CF186550.1|CF186550, gb|CF186088.1|CF186088; HMMPfam hit to ATP-synt_DE_N, ATP synthase, Delta/Epsilon chain, beta-sandwich domain, score: 54.5, E(): 3e-13), whose translation MFASRLTPALRALPRQASALRIARRGYAEAATDGKLQLSLVLPHQSLYSSSGVIQVNIPAATGDMGILANHVPSVEALRPGVIEVIEENGQQGKKWFVSAGFATVHGNNALTINAVEAYSLDKFSPESIKSALADANRVLGSNAPESEKAEARIEVDVYEGLQAALSK comes from the exons ATGTTCGCCTCCCGACTCACCCCTGCTCTCCGTGCCCTCCCCCGACAGGCTTCTGCCCTTCGAATCGCTCGACGTGGGTACGCCGAGGCTGCCACCGACGGCAAGTTGCAGTTGAGTTTGGTCCTCCCCCACCAG TCCCtctactcttcttccggtgTCATTCAAGTCAACATCCCCGCCGCTACTGGTGACATGGGTATCCTCGCCAACCACGTTCCCTCCGTCGAGGCTCTCAGGCCTGGTGTGATTGAGGTTATCGAGGAGAACGGACAGCAGGGCAAGAAGTGGTTTG TTTCCGCCGGTTTCGCCACCGTCCACGGCAACAACGCTCTTACCATCAACGCCGTTGAGGCTTACTCCCTTGACAAGTTCTCTCCTGAG AGCATCAAGTCCGCTCTTGCTGACGCTAACCGAGTCCTCGGCTCAAACGCTCCTGAATCTGAGAAGGCTGAGGCTAGAATCGAGGTTGATGTTTACGAGGGTCTCCAGGCCGCGCTTTCCAAGTAA
- a CDS encoding hypothetical protein (HMMPfam hit to DNA_pol_A, DNA polymerase family A, score: 308.0, E(): 1.4e-89), translated as MRKALDISRLTRPARIRCRPSLFLRNGSLSSSASQSKPSDAPVKVSDVKEKGVEKPLVPAFGARRAEMEDYILAMEMAKLEDGYDQPRVRKIRKSKLPSLHDPQSFLWDSKQASSSKVTSSASPTLQPSRKGKEKEVVANEYETSEPNQEVQTLEDAKPIDSEGRKSSPRRNPVGVQMLSPSLHSQLFPGQPLPKPPQALLDISKSHLKDNDLFPEGAAVLPEISFDLPSLRGNNIRDHFHALGQYTAEPHASMARKFAATRLPAKPDRWEMGRSGWTKYYSDGRMEAVDDLGDETLVSFDVEVLYKLSRFPVMATAVTPNAWYSWLSPVIFQSPPAEIPEPPPPWEASTPTYHPHELIPLFNNKSSIPRIVIGHNVGYDRARVKEEYSLERTQTRWLDTLSLHVSTRGITSVQRPAWMAYKKNKKAKKLREQENLSILQEMAEKSGDDTIMDSLQEFGAASETEEAEALQSRWEDVTSMNSLAEVAALHCGYPVDKSVRDRFGDDSIKHASQIHSELHQLLSYCADDVRVTHDVYAKVFPLFLESCPHPATLSGVLSMGSSFLPVDQSWKEYLRNAEETYREMDVAVKKALRLLAEKLRAEGEPKEGDPWASQLDWSPKNARWSDEDLEATGKHSVQPQESAQPHKPGFNSGASSPTWLTQISSNHSILKSNMSQRYLLPLLLRMSFKGHPVAYLSEHGWCFMVPHDQVGDYFDTHGSPHMLSAKDNRLEKLEESYSFFRIGNAGSPKKTKLVGPSIKPFVKSGDLTSAYPELLIKVMKTDLSDAVEDLWECVVDIGNLKESEWGQQLDWTPATEGSASSNDVPLSSSSSSLRPSSIKKSKTNHGTWPKWYWDLTGPVSRLPVGELDLTCKKTIAPLLLRLQWQGFPLVHSKEHKWLYRLPRKVYEEEDERIAKARGLPVSFREEGPDAVFAKDDDHVYFRLPHKDGEGKNVGNPLSKGFVKAIESGELASAAAESGDDVAAKAAADATNMNAFCSYWISSRERIMDQMVVYRDQEFGMILPQVITMGTVTRRAVEATWLTASNAKKNRVGSELKAMVRAPPGYSIVGSDVDSEELWISSVMGDSQFGMHGATAIGWMTLEGNKSAGTDLHSKTASILGISRDAAKVFNYSRIYGAGKKHAVQLLLQGDSKLTKETAGKLADNLYKSTKGAKALRARNLPVASVPSLWHGGSESYLFNTLEAIALSDRPTTPALGCGVTRALRKSYLEESASYLPSRVNWVVQSSGVDYLHLLIVSMEYLIKKYDIKARYLISVHDEVRYLAKEEDRYRTALALQVANAWTRALFCFNLGIDDMPQGITFFSAVDIDHVLRKEVFLTCETPSHPKVIPAGESLDINSLLEKVPRGDLGTPIPDDLQPPTDIKPPVALFPNIQSAQHRQFLQAQASKGGMGAKKWLDNLPPVQYIDEVNEENGKPYQKSHKKAVLSSSKKPRW; from the exons ATGCGCAAGGCGCTCGATATTTCCCGGCTTACTCGGCCTGCTCGTATACGATGCCGACcgtctctttttcttcgaaACGGGTCACTCTCATCGTCTGCTTCCCAAAGCAAACCATCGGACGCACCTGTGAAGGTTTCGGAtgtgaaggagaagggagtTGAGAAACCTCTAGTCCCTGCCTTTGGAGCTCGACGAGCGGAAATGGAGGATTATATATTGGCTATGGAAATGGCTAAATTGGAAGATGGTTATGACCAACCTCGAG TCAGGAAGATTCGCAAATCCAAATTGCCCTCCCTGCATGATCCGCAATCTTTTCTATGGGATTCGAAGCAAGCCTCGTCATCCAAGGTTACTTCATCCGCATCACCAACATTGCAACCAAGCAGAAAGGgtaaagagaaagaagtaGTTGCAAATGAATATGAAACGAGTGAGCCAAATCAGGAAGTCCAAACTCTGGAGGATGCCAAACCCATCGACtcggaaggaaggaagagca GTCCACGGAGGAATCCGGTTGGGGTCCAAATgctctctccatctctccactCTCAGCTCTTTCCTGGTCAGCCTTTGCCCAAGCcgcctcaagctctctTGGATATCTCAAAAAGTCATCTCAAAGATAATGATCTTTTTCCAGAAGGAGCCGCCGTCCTCCCCGAAATATCGTTTGATCTGCCATCTTTACGTGGGAATAACATACGAGACCATTTTCACGCTCTCGGGCAGTACACGGCAGAACCACATGCCAGCATGGCCAGGAAATTTGCAGCGACCAGACTTCCTGCCAAACCTGATAGGTGGGAGATGGGGCGGTCAGGGTGGACCAAGTACTATTcagatggaagaatggaggcGGTAGACGATCTGGGAGATGAGACTTTGGTTTCATTCGACGTCGAAGTCCTTTATAAACTCTCTCGCTTCCCGGTCATGGCGACGGCAGTCACACCAAATGCCTGGTACTCCTGGTTATCTCCTGTCATCTTTCAGTCTCCACCCGCCGAAATTCCCGAACCGCCCCCTCCATGGGAAGCTAGCACTCCAACCTATCACCCTCACGAACTCATCCCCTTGTTCAACAATAAGTCTTCAATACCCCGAATTGTCATTGGTCATAACGTGGGCTATGATCGAGCGCGGGTAAAGGAAGAGTATTCCTTAGAAAGGACGCAGACACGATGGCTTGATACGCTCTCACTTCATGTATCCACGCGAGGCATTACATCTGTCCAACGTCCTGCTTGGATGGCGTATAAGAAAAATAAGAAAGCGAAAAAGCTACGTGAGCAAGAAAACCTCTCAATCCTACAGGAGATGGCGGAGAAAAGCGGTGACGATACAATCATGGACAGTCTACAGGAATTCGGGGCAGCTAGCGAAACCGAGGAAGCCGAGGCCCTGCAGAGTCGATGGGAAGACGTTACTTCAATGAACTCTTTGGCGGAAGTGGCAGCGTTACATTGCGGATACCCAGTTGACAAGTCAGTTCGGGACCGCTTTGGTGATGACTCAATTAAGCATGCTTCACAAATTCACAGTGAACTTCATCAGCTCCTGTCCTATTGTGCCGATGACGTCCGTGTGACTCACGATGTCTACGCTAAAGTCTTCCCGCTTTTCCTTGAATCTTGTCCTCATCCTGCCACGTTGTCAGGTGTATTGTCCATGGGTAGTTCTTTCCTACCTGTTGATCAAAGCTGGAAGGAGTATCTCAGAAATGCAGAGGAGACGTATAGGGAGATGGATGTGGCTGTTAAGAAAGCGCTGAGGTTGCTGGCCGAGAAATTAAGAGCTGAGGGTGAAccaaaggaaggagatcCTTGGGCATCGCAACTTGACTGGTCGCCAAAAAATGCTAGATGGTCGGACGAGGACCTTGAAGCAACCGGAAAACACTCTGTGCAACCACAAGAAAGCGCTCAACCTCACAAACCAGGGTTCAACTCTGGTGCCTCCTCTCCTACATGGCTCACGCAGATATCTTCTAATCACTCCATCCTGAAATCCAACATGTCACAACGCTACCTTTTGCCCCTCCTGCTTCGCATGTCTTTTAAGGGCCATCCAGTTGCATACCTTTCCGAACATGGCTGGTGCTTCATGGTGCCACATGACCAAGTTGGCGACTATTTCGACACACACGGTTCTCCACATATGCTTAGCGCAAAAGACAATAGATTGGaaaagttggaagagagttATTCGTTCTTCAGGATTGGAAACGCGGGTTCCccaaaaaagacaaagCTCGTAGGACCGTCAATAAAGCCCTTCGTGAAGAGCGGAGACTTGACAAGCGCGTACCCTGAGCTATTGAtcaaggtgatgaagaCAGATCTCAGTGATGCCGTGGAAGACTTGTGGGAATGCGTGGTGGATATAGGGAATTTGAAAGAAAGTGAATGGGGACAGCAGCTTGACTGGACACCCGCAACTGAAG GTAGTGCTTCGTCCAATGATGTGccactctcttcctcatcatctaGTCTGCGACCTTCATCAATCAAGAAATCCAAAACCAACCATGGCACTTGGCCTAAATGGTATTGGGATCTCACAGGACCAGTCTCCCGTCTTCCGGTTGGTGAACTCGACCTTACTTGCAAAAAAACAATCGcacctcttctcttgcGACTTCAATGGCAAGGTTTTCCGCTAGTGCATAGTAAAGAACATAAGTGGCTGTATCGTCTTCCAAGGAAAGTGtacgaagaggaggatgaacgTATTGCGAAGGCTCGAGGGCTTCCCGTTTCTTTCAGAGAAGAGGGACCGGATGCTGTCTTTGCCAAGGATGACGATCACGTTTACTTCCGACTACCGCacaaagatggagagggcaAGAATGTCGGCAACCCCTTGTCCAAGGGCTTTGTCAAAGCCATCGAGTCCGGAGAACTTGCTTCGGCGGCGGCAGAGAGCGGGGACGACGTCGCTGCAAAAGCTGCAGCGGACGCAACAAATATGAACGCATTCTGTAGCTACTGGATCAGTTCACGAGAGAGGATAATGGATCAAATGGTTGTATACAGGGATCAGGAATTTGGTATGATCCTACCTCAGGTCATTACCATGGGCACTGTCACTCGCCGAGCCGTTGAAGCGACTTGGTTGACCGCTTCGAATGCCAAAAAAAACCGTGTAGGTTCCGAACTCAAAGCTATGGTCCGAGCCCCTCCAGGCTATTCTATTGTGGGTTCAGACGTCGATTCCGAAGAGCTCTGGATCTCTAGTGTTATGGGAGACTCGCAGTTTGGTATGCATGGGGCGACTGCAATCGGATGGATGACCCTAGAAGGAAACAAATCGGCAGGAACAGATCTGCACTCAAAAACCGCCAGTATCTTGGGTATCTCTCGAGATGCGGCCAAGGTCTTCAATTATTCGCGAATCTATGGTGCGGGGAAAAAGCACGCCGTACAACTGTTGTTACAAGGTGACTCGAAGCTTACGAAAGAGACGGCGGGGAAGTTGGCCGACAACTTGTATAAGTCGACCAAAGGTGCCAAAGCTCTTCGAGCAAGGAACCTTCCTGTCGCATCTGTTCCATCGCTCTGGCACGGAGGTTCAGAAAGTTACCTCTTTAACACCCTCGAAGCTATTGCACTTAGCGATCGACCAACCACCCCAGCGCTTGGCTGTGGTGTAACCAGAGCTCTTCGCAAGTCTTACCTAGAAGAAAGCGCCTCGTATCTTCCTTCGCGAGTGAACTGGGTTGTACAGTCATCTGGTGTCGATtatctccacctcctcatTGTCTCTATGGAATATCTTATCAAGAAGTATGATATCAAAGCTCGTTATCTTATCTCTGTGCACGACGAAGTCCGCTATCTcgcgaaggaagaagaccgCTATCGGACAGCTCTTGCTCTACAAGTTGCGAATGCTTGGACCAGAGCCTTATTCTGCTTCAACCTAGGAATCGACGATATGCCGCAGGGCATCACGTTCTTCTCGGCAGTCGACATTGATCATGTGTTGAGAAAGGAGGTTTTCCTTACATGTGAGACACCCAGCCATCCAAAGGTCATTCCCGCTGGCGAATCACTTGATATCAATTCGCTTCTTGAGAAGGTTCCGCGGGGGGACCTTGGTACCCCTATTCCCGACGATCTTCAGCCACCAACTGACATCAAACCCCCAGTTGCTCTATTCCCTAACATTCAATCCGCTCAACATCGTCAGTTCCTCCAGGCACAGGCCAGTAAAGGAGGTATGGGCGCGAAGAAGTGGCTGGATAACTTGCCTCCGGTGCAATATATCGATGAGgtgaatgaagaaaatggGAAACCTTATCAGAAGAGCCACAAGAAAGCTGTGCTGTCGTCTAGCAAGAAACCTCGATGGTAG
- a CDS encoding hypothetical protein (Match to ESTs gb|CF183081.1|CF183081, gb|CF191986.1|CF191986, gb|CF193052.1|CF193052; HMMPfam hit to F_bP_aldolase, Fructose-bisphosphate aldolase class-II, score: 692.6, E(): 2.4e-205), with translation MSGALSVVPAGVVTGDNVRKLFKYAKDNKFAIPAINVTSSSVVNAVLEAARDINSPIILQVSQGGAAFFAGKGLKNGNQEASIAGAVAAAHFIRSVAPHYGVPVVLHSDHCAKKLLPWFDGMLEADEAYFKEHGEPLFSSHMLDLSEESKEDNIKDCVFYFKRMAKVNLWLEMEIGITGGEEDGVDNTSVDNNSLYTQPEDIWDVYSALNAISPNFSIAAGFGNVHGVYKPGNVKLRPELLGKHQKYTHEKIGGDEEKPLYLVFHGGSGSSKEEIREAVVNGVVKMNVDTDTQWAYLCGVRDFVLKKKDYLMTQVGNPEGADKPNKKQYDPRVWVREGEKTLVERVKEACVDLGNNNRN, from the exons ATGTCTGGTGCTCTCTCTGTCGTCCCC GCTGGTGTTGTCACTGGTGACAACGTCCGAAAGCTTTTCAAGTACGCTAAGGACAACAAG TTCGCTATCCCC GCTATC AACgtcacctcttcttctgttgtCAACGCTGTCCTTGAGGCTGCCCGGGACATCAACTCTCCTATTATCCTCCAGGTTTCCCAGGGTGGTGCCGCTTTCTTCGCCGGTAAGGGCTTGAAGAACGGCAACCAGGAGGCTTCCATCGCCGGTGCCGTCGCTGCTGCCCACTTCATCCGTTCCGTTGCTCCCCATTACGGCGT TCCCGTCGTCCTCCACTCTGACCACTGTGCCAAGAAGCTCCTTCCTTGGTTCGATGGTATGCTCGAGGCCGACGAGGCTTACTTCAAGGAGCACGGAGAGCCCCTCTTCTC TTCCCACATGCTTGACTTGTCTGAGGAGTCCAAGGAGGACAACATCAAGGACTGTGTCTTCTACTTCAAGCGAATGGCCAAGGTTAACC TCTGGCTCGAAATGGAAATCGGTATCACAGGTGGTGAGGAGGACGGTGTTGACAACACCTCTGTCGACAACAACTCTCTCTACACCCAGCCCGAGGACATCTGGGATGTCTACTCTGCCCTTAACGCCATCTCCCCCAACTTCTCTATCGCTGCCGGCTTTGGTAACGTCCACGGTGTCTACAAGCCCGGAAACGTCAAGCTCAGGCCTGAACTCCTCGGCAAGCACCAGAAGTACACCCACGAGAAGATCGGCGGTGACGAGGAGAAGCCCTT GTATCTTGTCTTCCACGGTGGTTCCGGTTCTagcaaggaagagatcCGAGAGGCTGTTGTCAACGGCGTCGTTAAGATGAACGTTGACACTGACACCCAATGGGCTTACCTCTGCGGTGTCCGTGACTTCGTcctcaagaagaaggactACCTCATGACTCAGGTTGGTAACCCTGAAGGTGCCGACAAGCCCAACAAGAAGCAGTACGACCCCCGAGTCTGGGTTAGGGAGGGTGAGAAGACTCTCGTCGAGCGAGTCAAGGAGGCCTGTGTCGACTTgggcaacaacaacaggaACTAA
- a CDS encoding hypothetical protein (HMMPfam hit to WD40, WD domain, G-beta repeat, score: 115.5, E(): 1.2e-31), with amino-acid sequence MLQTDLLAPAHADLVTHLTYDYYGERLATCSADQRIKVFRKDEHGKWAEDANWKAHDAPILHLSFSHPIHGSLLASCSHDRTIRIWEEPSFSTSATAPAASTSRAWLERGILTGPTGAIRSVQFGPPDPAHGLRVASIATDGYLRVHTSLDPSLNDWSEVVRIHVPSLPGPSSAPSDDGGTGTASSSAAGTGLTGTLAMASAAGDSGGTSHHPHTSELATGGWGLSWCKERWWGPLIAVFAGTSPSLKLVSLSPTPSCVLLLTPSSTPSTTSSGPTQYAPLTCLAWAPNCGRNYHLLATGARDGTIRIWRVEPPGERGRVDYDTGGEVVKEWRGQCTGEFGKGGARIGTVDWNATGTMLSTTDDEGIVRIYKPTYARSWSLLGSLAAEEPPLEDGLNGH; translated from the exons ATGCTGCAGACCGACCTGCTCGCCCCCGCGCACGCAGACCTCGTCACCC ACCTCACGTACGACTACTACGGCGAACGCCTCGCAACATGTTCCGCCGACCAGCGCATAAAGGTCTTTCGGAAAGACGAGCACGGTAAATGGGCCGAGGACGCCAACTGGAAG GCCCACGACGcgcccatcctccacctctccttctcgcaCCCGATCCACGgctccctcctcgcctcGTGCTCCCACGACCGCACAATCCGTATCTGGGAAGAaccctccttttccacgTCCGCCACCGCCcccgccgcctccacctcgcGCGCATGGCTCGAGCGCGGTATCCTCACCGGCCCCACCGGCGCCATCCGCTCCGTCCAATTCGGCCCCCCGGACCCCGCCCACGGCCTGCGTGTGGCCAGCATCGCCACCGACGGATACCTGCGCGTCCACACCTCGCTCGACCCGAGCCTGAACGACTGGTCAGAGGTCGTCAGGATCCACgtcccttcccttcccgGCCCGTCCTCCGCGCCCAGCGACGACGGCGGCACCGGCACAGCGTCCTCCTCTGCCGCGGGCACGGGTCTCACAGGGACACTTGCCATGGCCAGTGCCGCGGGCGACAGTGGGGGCACGAGCCATCACCCGCACACATCTGAACTGGCCACGGGCGGATGGGGACTCAGCTGGTGTAAAGAACGATGGTGGGGTCCTCTCATCGCCGTCTTTGCAGGtacctccccttccctcaaactcgtctccctctcccctaCCCCATCATGCGTCCTGCTCCTCactccctcctccactccttccaccacctcttccgGCCCCACCCAGTACGCCCCACTAACATGCCTCGCATGGGCACCCAACTGCGGGAGAAACTACCACCTCTTGGCCACCGGCGCTCGTGACGGCACCATCAGGATATGGCGAGTCGAACCCCCCGGCGAACGGGGCAGAGTCGATTACGACACTGGCGGCGAAGTGGTCAAAGAGTGGAGGGGGCAGTGTACCGGCGAGTTTGGAAAAGGTGGAGCAAGGATCGGCACGGTGGAT TGGAACGCAACAGGTACAATGCTATCTACAACAGACGACGAAGGTATCGTCAGAATATACAAAC CTACGTACGCAAGAAGCTGGAGTCTCCTCGGATCGTTGGCGGCGGAAGAACCTCCCCTGGAAGACGGTTTGAATGGCCATTAA